A DNA window from Acetobacter aceti NBRC 14818 contains the following coding sequences:
- a CDS encoding CsbD family protein, with translation MSDDKINTTEEKIHGVVDQAKGHIKDAVGGLTGDLGLQAEGKVDQLAGIAREEFADLYEESESLVEKGVSFVRDKPLLSLGIASVVGTFIGWLLMPRRKG, from the coding sequence ATGTCAGACGACAAGATCAACACCACAGAAGAAAAAATTCATGGCGTCGTCGATCAGGCCAAAGGTCACATCAAGGATGCTGTCGGCGGCCTGACAGGTGATCTGGGTCTTCAGGCTGAAGGCAAGGTCGACCAACTGGCCGGCATCGCCCGTGAGGAATTTGCCGACCTGTATGAAGAGAGCGAGAGCCTTGTCGAAAAAGGCGTGTCCTTCGTGCGTGACAAGCCGCTCCTCTCACTGGGCATTGCTTCAGTGGTCGGCACGTTCATCGGCTGGCTACTAATGCCGCGCCGCAAGGGCTGA
- a CDS encoding MFS transporter, whose protein sequence is MPALRRSQIIALTISSLLFMEQLDGTILATALPAIASSLHVDPVAASVALTSYIVGLAIFIPASGAVADRFGSRTTLMTAITLFIVCSILCGQASSLPVLAFGRMLQGVGGALMVPVGRLVLLRSVAKSELLKTMTWMMMPATLGPMLGPVLGGFITTLLSWRWNFYLNVPVGLLGLYLTWKHVPQLREKQSRPFDWPGMGLAGGGLALLSFSAEMISHNTKPYWLSASLLIAGACLFLGYFRHMKRCPNPVLDFRLMDVPTFRLSVLSGAASRLAAGSFPFLMPAMLQIGFGLSPAQSGMVVFAAPIGALCSRLYVPRLFRRFGFRAVMMTMGWGGALTFGAIACFQPGWPLWTLTLVLLASGAVQAIQFSAYNSIAYADLPEERMSNATSFYSTFQQMMLSAGICVAALAVTVSRAVQDHPQAVAADFRVGFLVVGALTCIAVPVAARLRPDAGANVSGHRKK, encoded by the coding sequence ATGCCAGCTCTTCGCCGATCCCAGATCATCGCCCTGACCATCTCCAGCCTTCTGTTCATGGAGCAGCTCGATGGCACCATTCTGGCAACGGCCCTTCCGGCCATCGCGTCTTCCCTGCATGTGGACCCGGTGGCGGCCTCCGTGGCGCTGACCTCCTACATCGTCGGACTGGCCATCTTCATCCCCGCCTCAGGCGCGGTGGCCGACCGCTTCGGCAGCCGCACGACCCTGATGACGGCGATCACCCTGTTCATTGTCTGCTCCATCCTCTGCGGGCAGGCGAGCAGTCTTCCCGTGCTGGCCTTCGGACGCATGTTGCAGGGAGTAGGGGGCGCACTGATGGTGCCTGTCGGCAGGCTGGTGCTGCTGCGAAGCGTCGCCAAGTCCGAACTGCTGAAAACCATGACATGGATGATGATGCCCGCCACCCTTGGCCCGATGCTCGGCCCCGTGCTGGGCGGCTTCATCACAACCCTGCTGTCATGGCGCTGGAATTTCTACCTCAACGTGCCCGTTGGACTGCTCGGACTTTACCTGACGTGGAAACACGTCCCCCAGTTGCGGGAAAAGCAGAGCCGTCCCTTCGACTGGCCCGGCATGGGGCTGGCTGGCGGCGGTCTGGCGCTGCTGTCCTTCAGCGCGGAGATGATCAGCCACAACACAAAGCCCTACTGGCTTTCCGCCAGCCTGCTGATCGCCGGAGCCTGTCTGTTTCTCGGTTATTTCCGCCACATGAAGCGCTGCCCCAATCCGGTGCTTGATTTCCGGCTGATGGATGTCCCGACCTTCCGCCTGTCCGTCCTGAGCGGTGCCGCCTCCCGCCTTGCCGCCGGGTCATTTCCGTTTCTGATGCCCGCCATGTTGCAGATCGGCTTTGGACTGAGCCCGGCACAAAGCGGCATGGTCGTCTTTGCGGCCCCCATCGGAGCGCTTTGCTCGCGTCTGTATGTGCCGCGTCTGTTCCGTCGCTTCGGTTTCCGGGCCGTGATGATGACGATGGGTTGGGGCGGCGCGCTCACTTTTGGCGCAATCGCCTGTTTCCAGCCAGGCTGGCCGCTCTGGACGCTGACATTGGTGCTGCTGGCGTCGGGCGCTGTGCAGGCCATCCAGTTCTCGGCCTACAACTCCATCGCCTACGCCGATCTGCCGGAAGAGCGGATGAGCAATGCGACCAGTTTCTATTCCACTTTCCAGCAAATGATGCTGTCAGCCGGCATCTGCGTGGCCGCACTGGCTGTGACGGTCTCGCGCGCTGTTCAGGATCATCCGCAGGCGGTGGCGGCGGATTTCAGAGTAGGGTTTCTGGTGGTGGGCGCGTTGACCTGCATCGCAGTGCCGGTGGCAGCACGGTTGCGGCCGGATGCGGGAGCGAATGTTAGTGGGCATCGGAAGAAGTAG
- a CDS encoding MdtA/MuxA family multidrug efflux RND transporter periplasmic adaptor subunit: protein MSEHNSSPAPSPSPSPRRSSRTRRWIWVILVLLLIGIVAYAFLSHREKTSRRVGSTTGVAQPVTVETVATGDMPVILTELGTVVPITNVTVQTRVEGYLMDVKFTEGQHVKKDDLLAIIDPRPYEVALHQYQGQLAQDQAQLERARIDNARYQKLIKQDSVAAMTARDQEFTVKQLEGTVKVDQALVDNQKLQLVYCHITAPVDGRVGIRAVDRGNYVTAGQSGGLAILTQMQPISVIFTLPQDQLPEVADQLRAGNPLQVEAWNSSNTQKIATGSVSSLDSQIDTATGTVRLRAIFPNEDEHLFPNQFVNARLLVKTLHNAIIVPSNALQTGPNGQFVYVVKSDNTVEVRNVKQGITNGTRTVVSDGLKPGDRVVTDGTDHLRAGAKVSIPADHPDTTKQQQDAHPASSHRHHNSTN from the coding sequence ATGAGTGAACACAATTCTTCTCCTGCTCCCTCTCCGTCCCCTTCGCCCCGCCGATCTTCCCGTACCCGCCGCTGGATATGGGTCATTCTTGTCCTGCTGCTGATCGGCATAGTCGCTTACGCTTTTCTCAGTCATCGTGAAAAAACCAGCCGCAGGGTCGGCTCGACCACGGGTGTGGCTCAGCCGGTTACGGTCGAGACCGTCGCGACCGGTGACATGCCCGTCATTCTGACCGAACTCGGAACCGTGGTGCCCATCACCAACGTGACAGTTCAGACCCGTGTTGAGGGCTATCTGATGGACGTGAAGTTCACGGAGGGCCAGCACGTCAAGAAGGACGATCTGCTCGCCATCATTGATCCGCGTCCATACGAGGTCGCGCTGCACCAGTATCAGGGCCAGCTTGCTCAGGATCAGGCGCAGCTTGAGCGCGCCCGCATCGACAACGCCCGCTATCAGAAGCTGATCAAGCAGGACAGTGTGGCTGCCATGACCGCACGGGATCAGGAATTTACGGTCAAACAGCTTGAAGGCACTGTGAAAGTCGATCAGGCGCTGGTCGATAACCAGAAACTTCAGCTCGTCTACTGCCACATCACGGCCCCGGTTGACGGTCGTGTCGGCATCCGCGCCGTGGACAGGGGCAACTATGTCACGGCGGGACAATCAGGCGGTCTGGCCATCCTGACCCAGATGCAGCCGATTTCCGTCATCTTCACCCTGCCGCAGGACCAGTTGCCGGAAGTTGCCGATCAGCTTCGCGCAGGCAATCCGTTGCAGGTCGAGGCCTGGAACAGCTCCAACACGCAGAAGATCGCCACCGGAAGCGTCAGTTCGCTCGACAGCCAGATCGACACGGCGACGGGAACGGTCCGCCTGCGCGCCATTTTCCCGAACGAGGACGAGCACCTGTTCCCCAACCAGTTCGTGAACGCCCGCCTGCTGGTGAAGACGCTGCATAACGCCATCATCGTCCCGTCCAATGCGCTCCAGACCGGACCGAACGGCCAGTTCGTCTACGTTGTGAAAAGCGACAACACTGTCGAGGTCCGCAATGTGAAACAAGGCATCACGAACGGCACGCGCACGGTTGTCAGCGATGGTCTGAAACCGGGCGATCGCGTGGTGACGGACGGTACCGACCATCTCCGCGCCGGAGCCAAAGTGAGCATTCCCGCCGATCATCCGGACACGACCAAACAGCAGCAGGACGCGCATCCGGCCTCGTCACATCGTCACCACAACAGCACCAACTGA
- the glyS gene encoding glycine--tRNA ligase subunit beta, with protein MAELLLELLSEEIPARMQETAGEDLARLFQKTFAALNPRDVKTFTGPRRIALTCGLNTEVPAETVSERGPRESAPEQALAGFTRKHGVTKDDLVLENGFWVLNRQTPAISAEVSLAERLPEILRQFPWPKSMRWGTGSSFTWVRPLRRILCLLDGTVVPFSLATDTDNGHGLKSGNQTEGHRFFPVGATRAEPFTVSGFDSWRDGLRERRVLIDAAERRQTILKGINELAGQEGLNIVPDAGLVDEVAGLVEWPVPLLGRIDETFMELPAEVMQVSMRVNQRYFALRHSDGTAAPRFAFVANIEPSDGGAQVIAGNERVLRARFSDARHFWDLDRKQTLESRVAGLDRVTFHADLGSQGERVKRLVRLAEIIAPMVGANPSHAARAALLSKSDLSTGMVGEFPELQGVMGGYYARHDHEPEDVCTAIAEQYMPRGPADTVPTAPVSIALALADRFDMLVGFFAVGAKPSGSGDPYGLRRAALGIINLIRTNSLRLDLVALFVKASAALPPALQNAPDLDLLPGFIAERLRVQLRSEGARHDILAAVSVGNTDSDIVRLLARTDALVSMLATEDGKNLLAATKRAANILRIEDKKDGPHEGTPDAALYTQPEEIALANALGAVIPKVEAAFGEERYSDAMREAASLRSVLDTFFDKVTVNADDAQVRGNRLKLLSELVRMTRLIADFSQIDG; from the coding sequence ATGGCTGAACTTCTGCTCGAACTTCTCTCGGAAGAAATCCCGGCCCGCATGCAGGAAACGGCGGGCGAGGATCTGGCGCGTCTGTTCCAGAAAACCTTTGCCGCCCTCAATCCTCGTGATGTGAAGACCTTTACCGGTCCGCGTCGCATCGCCCTTACCTGCGGTCTGAACACCGAGGTCCCGGCTGAAACCGTTTCCGAACGCGGCCCACGCGAGAGCGCGCCGGAACAGGCTCTGGCCGGTTTCACACGCAAGCATGGCGTGACCAAGGACGATCTGGTTCTGGAAAACGGCTTCTGGGTGCTGAACCGTCAGACGCCCGCCATTTCCGCCGAGGTTTCTCTGGCCGAGCGTCTGCCTGAGATCCTCCGCCAGTTCCCATGGCCGAAGTCGATGCGCTGGGGCACGGGCAGCAGCTTTACGTGGGTGCGTCCGCTTCGCCGTATCCTGTGTCTGCTCGATGGGACAGTTGTTCCCTTCTCACTAGCGACGGACACGGATAATGGCCATGGTCTAAAGAGCGGCAACCAGACGGAAGGGCATCGCTTCTTCCCGGTTGGCGCGACCCGTGCAGAGCCGTTCACCGTTTCCGGTTTTGACAGCTGGCGCGATGGGCTGCGTGAACGGCGTGTGCTGATCGATGCAGCGGAGCGTCGTCAGACCATCCTGAAAGGCATCAATGAACTGGCCGGACAGGAAGGGCTGAACATCGTCCCCGATGCCGGACTGGTGGACGAGGTCGCCGGACTGGTCGAATGGCCGGTGCCGCTGCTCGGTCGCATTGACGAGACGTTCATGGAACTGCCTGCCGAGGTGATGCAGGTCTCCATGCGCGTGAACCAGCGTTACTTTGCGCTGCGCCATAGCGACGGTACCGCAGCGCCACGCTTCGCGTTTGTGGCGAATATCGAACCCAGTGATGGCGGCGCACAGGTCATTGCCGGCAACGAGCGCGTGCTGCGCGCCCGCTTCTCCGATGCGCGTCATTTCTGGGATCTGGATCGCAAGCAGACACTTGAGTCACGTGTTGCGGGCCTCGACCGCGTCACGTTCCATGCCGATCTCGGCAGTCAGGGCGAACGCGTGAAGCGGCTTGTGCGTTTGGCGGAGATCATCGCGCCGATGGTGGGTGCCAACCCGTCCCATGCCGCGCGCGCCGCGCTGCTGAGCAAGAGCGATCTTTCCACCGGTATGGTCGGCGAGTTCCCCGAGTTGCAGGGCGTGATGGGCGGTTATTACGCCCGTCACGACCATGAGCCTGAGGATGTCTGCACCGCGATTGCCGAGCAGTATATGCCGCGCGGTCCTGCCGATACTGTGCCGACGGCTCCAGTTTCCATCGCCCTCGCGCTGGCTGACCGGTTTGACATGCTGGTCGGGTTCTTTGCTGTGGGCGCGAAGCCGAGCGGTTCCGGCGATCCGTATGGCCTGCGTCGCGCAGCTTTGGGGATTATCAACCTGATCCGCACCAACAGTCTGCGTCTTGATCTGGTGGCACTGTTCGTGAAGGCGTCCGCGGCTCTGCCCCCTGCCCTTCAGAACGCACCTGATCTGGATCTGCTGCCGGGCTTTATCGCCGAACGTCTGCGCGTGCAGCTGCGTAGTGAAGGCGCGCGTCACGACATTCTCGCCGCCGTTTCGGTTGGCAATACGGACAGCGATATCGTGCGTCTGCTGGCCCGTACGGATGCGCTCGTTTCCATGCTGGCGACGGAGGATGGAAAGAACCTGCTTGCCGCGACCAAGCGGGCTGCGAACATTCTGCGGATCGAGGACAAGAAGGACGGCCCGCACGAAGGGACACCCGATGCCGCGCTTTACACGCAGCCGGAGGAAATCGCTCTGGCCAATGCGCTGGGTGCGGTCATTCCCAAGGTGGAAGCGGCCTTTGGCGAGGAGCGCTATTCGGATGCGATGCGTGAGGCCGCCAGCCTGCGCTCGGTGCTGGACACGTTCTTCGACAAGGTGACGGTCAATGCCGATGATGCGCAGGTTCGTGGCAATCGTCTGAAGCTGTTGTCGGAACTGGTGCGGATGACGCGTCTGATTGCGGATTTCAGCCAGATTGATGGGTGA
- a CDS encoding ankyrin, which produces MKRRSVRQGLIPLLLLAGAVCVTPIHCAHAQDADQEEAEDAAKQAEARRDARKAAPPAALPGAQSNEDEAGHSNGDMEPTAALFEAINRGSLGASKEAVSRGADLNGHNVLGQTPLDMAIDLNRNDIMFFLLSMRTIDDSAGVTTSTVANSGISMRNGSGHLSIGGRAARDKTQSVIDRRYDASGGQAQPSVGFLGFGGS; this is translated from the coding sequence ATGAAACGCCGGTCCGTCCGGCAGGGGCTCATACCTCTTCTGCTGCTGGCAGGGGCGGTGTGTGTGACGCCCATTCACTGCGCCCACGCGCAGGATGCGGATCAGGAGGAAGCGGAAGACGCCGCCAAGCAGGCCGAAGCCAGACGGGACGCCCGCAAGGCGGCGCCACCTGCGGCGTTGCCGGGCGCGCAGTCGAACGAAGATGAAGCCGGTCACTCCAACGGCGACATGGAGCCGACCGCTGCCCTGTTTGAAGCGATCAACCGGGGCAGTCTGGGCGCTTCCAAGGAAGCCGTCAGTCGAGGCGCGGATCTGAACGGGCACAACGTTCTGGGGCAGACGCCTCTGGATATGGCCATCGACCTGAACCGCAACGACATCATGTTCTTTCTGCTGTCCATGCGCACCATTGATGATTCTGCCGGTGTGACAACCAGCACGGTGGCGAATTCCGGTATCAGCATGAGAAATGGCTCGGGTCATCTGAGTATCGGCGGTCGCGCAGCCCGCGACAAAACCCAGTCGGTCATCGATCGGCGTTACGATGCCTCAGGCGGACAGGCCCAGCCATCGGTCGGCTTCCTCGGTTTTGGTGGCAGCTAG
- a CDS encoding type II toxin-antitoxin system CcdA family antitoxin codes for MVRSRSVSPSRRPTNVTLPAQLLEEAKSLDLNISQACEQGLKSAIASIRAQQWLSENRASLEASRQYVEENGLPLADYRKF; via the coding sequence ATGGTTCGCTCGCGTTCCGTCAGCCCATCACGTCGCCCCACCAATGTGACGTTACCGGCGCAGTTACTCGAAGAAGCCAAATCGCTTGATCTCAACATATCGCAGGCCTGCGAACAGGGGTTGAAGTCTGCGATCGCTTCGATCCGCGCTCAGCAATGGCTCTCGGAAAACCGTGCCTCCCTTGAAGCATCCCGACAGTATGTCGAAGAGAATGGTCTTCCTCTCGCGGATTACCGGAAATTCTGA
- a CDS encoding glycine--tRNA ligase subunit alpha has translation MDPASPRPTGKPLSFQDLILTLHRFWSAQGCAILQPYDIEVGAGTLSPHTTLRALGDTPWKAAYVQPSRRPSDGRYGENPNRLQHYYQYQVLLKPTPEESQQLLLESYRAIGIDPDLHDIRFVEDDWENPTIGAWGLGWEVWCDGMEVTQFTYFQQVGGIPVSVPSTELTYGLERLAMYVQGVENVYDLAFNDAGLKYGDVFLRAERDYSRHNFELANTEMLHRHFTDAEKESVALAEAGVAQPAYDQCLKASHLFNLLDARGVISVSERASYIGRVRTLAKLCCETWLAEEAATKKVEG, from the coding sequence ATGGACCCGGCGTCCCCTCGCCCTACCGGCAAACCCCTGTCGTTTCAGGATCTGATCCTGACCCTCCATCGCTTCTGGTCGGCCCAAGGGTGCGCCATCCTTCAGCCCTACGACATCGAGGTCGGCGCGGGTACGCTCTCCCCGCATACCACGCTGCGGGCTCTGGGCGACACTCCGTGGAAGGCAGCCTACGTGCAGCCGTCCCGCCGCCCTTCCGACGGGCGCTATGGCGAGAACCCGAACCGGCTCCAGCACTATTACCAGTATCAGGTGCTGCTGAAGCCGACGCCGGAAGAGAGCCAGCAGCTTCTTCTGGAGAGCTATCGCGCCATCGGGATCGACCCGGATCTGCACGATATCCGCTTTGTCGAGGATGACTGGGAGAACCCGACCATCGGCGCATGGGGGCTGGGCTGGGAAGTCTGGTGTGACGGCATGGAAGTGACGCAGTTCACCTACTTCCAGCAGGTCGGCGGTATCCCTGTGTCGGTCCCGTCCACGGAACTGACCTACGGGCTTGAGCGCCTCGCCATGTATGTGCAGGGCGTCGAGAACGTTTATGACCTCGCCTTCAACGACGCCGGTCTGAAATATGGCGACGTGTTCCTGCGAGCCGAGCGTGATTACTCGCGGCATAACTTTGAGCTGGCGAACACGGAGATGCTGCATCGCCACTTCACTGACGCCGAAAAGGAGTCTGTGGCGCTGGCGGAAGCGGGTGTGGCCCAGCCTGCGTACGATCAGTGTCTGAAGGCCAGCCATCTGTTCAACCTGCTCGATGCGCGTGGCGTCATCAGCGTGAGCGAGCGGGCTTCCTATATCGGTCGCGTCCGCACGCTGGCGAAACTCTGCTGTGAAACCTGGCTGGCCGAAGAAGCTGCCACAAAGAAGGTGGAGGGCTGA
- a CDS encoding CcdB family protein, translated as MARFDVYRLAGRGEARFVLDVQADLLGELGTRIVVPLLSRKAAPKPAKRLNPVFVIDDHSFVMMTQFMAAVPNRDLKKIVTSLSLYQDEITQALDLLLTGF; from the coding sequence ATGGCCCGTTTTGATGTGTATCGTCTGGCCGGACGAGGTGAAGCGCGTTTCGTTCTGGATGTACAGGCAGACTTGCTGGGTGAGTTGGGCACCCGCATCGTAGTGCCGCTTTTATCACGGAAAGCAGCGCCCAAACCGGCAAAGAGACTCAATCCGGTTTTTGTAATAGACGACCATTCGTTCGTCATGATGACGCAGTTTATGGCTGCCGTGCCTAACCGTGATCTGAAGAAAATCGTGACTTCATTGTCTCTTTATCAGGATGAAATCACCCAAGCGCTTGATCTGCTTCTAACTGGTTTCTGA
- a CDS encoding ribonuclease HII: MPDFLLETEYGGRVAGVDEAGCGPLAGPVVAAAVVFGAGVPEDLAASIDDSKALTTARREAIAARLPSVPGIEIGISAASVEEILQLNILKAAQLAMARAVGKLPSPPRIALVDGNRKPPLDVPVRTIVGGDGISLSIAAASILAKVTRDKIMSRLDARWPGYGWAKNAGYGTAAHRNAITTQGCTPHHRRGFGTVRKQLELTLANGGPA, translated from the coding sequence ATGCCGGATTTTTTGCTGGAAACAGAATATGGGGGCCGCGTGGCCGGAGTGGATGAGGCCGGTTGCGGTCCTCTCGCCGGCCCTGTCGTTGCGGCCGCGGTTGTTTTCGGCGCAGGAGTTCCTGAGGATCTGGCAGCGAGCATTGATGACTCCAAGGCGCTGACAACGGCCCGTCGTGAGGCTATTGCCGCGCGCCTGCCGAGTGTTCCGGGAATTGAAATCGGGATCTCCGCCGCCTCGGTCGAAGAAATTCTTCAGCTCAACATCCTGAAGGCAGCACAGCTCGCCATGGCCCGCGCCGTGGGCAAGCTGCCGTCCCCTCCCCGCATCGCGCTGGTCGACGGCAACCGCAAGCCGCCTCTCGACGTGCCTGTGCGCACGATTGTGGGTGGAGACGGCATCAGCCTGTCCATCGCCGCCGCCTCGATCCTCGCCAAGGTTACGCGCGACAAGATCATGAGCCGCCTGGATGCGCGCTGGCCGGGCTATGGCTGGGCGAAGAACGCAGGTTACGGCACCGCCGCTCATCGAAACGCCATTACGACACAAGGGTGCACTCCGCACCATCGCCGCGGCTTCGGCACCGTCCGCAAGCAGCTTGAACTCACTCTCGCCAACGGAGGCCCTGCATGA
- a CDS encoding site-specific DNA-methyltransferase, with product MSGAIKNTSDLPLDKILCGECVDVMRSLPTASVDCIFADPPYNLQLRGELRRPDDSVVDGVDDDWDKFSDLETYDRFTREWLSEARRLLHKDGTIWVIGSYHNIFRLGAILQDLGFWILNDIVWRKSNPMPNFRGRRFTNAHETMIWAARSQDSKYRFNYQAMKALNDDVQMRSDWYLPLCTGNERLRNEHGLKLHPTQKPESLLHRVLLASTAENDVILDPFTGTGTTAAMAKRLRRHFVGIERHPDYAKAAAERVEREEALPQDAVATTPMKREAPRVPFGSLVERNFITAGTVVYDRQRRVSATVTPDGTLVSGTQRGSIHKLGALLTNAPSCNGWTFWHFERDDTLVPLDALRSESLAADAEALTLASAEVPIAAQ from the coding sequence ATGAGCGGCGCTATCAAGAACACTTCAGACCTTCCGCTCGACAAGATCCTCTGTGGTGAATGCGTCGATGTCATGCGCAGCCTGCCGACGGCCAGCGTCGACTGCATCTTTGCTGATCCACCATACAACCTTCAACTTCGTGGCGAACTGCGTCGTCCGGATGACAGCGTCGTGGACGGTGTGGACGATGACTGGGACAAGTTCTCGGATCTGGAAACCTATGACCGTTTCACACGGGAATGGCTGAGCGAGGCACGGCGTCTGCTGCACAAGGACGGCACGATCTGGGTCATCGGCTCCTATCACAACATCTTCCGTCTGGGCGCGATCCTGCAGGATCTGGGCTTCTGGATTCTGAATGATATCGTGTGGCGCAAATCCAATCCGATGCCGAACTTCCGTGGCCGTCGCTTCACTAACGCACATGAGACGATGATCTGGGCGGCCCGCAGTCAGGACAGCAAGTATCGCTTCAACTATCAGGCCATGAAGGCTCTGAACGATGACGTGCAGATGCGCTCGGACTGGTATCTGCCGCTCTGCACGGGCAATGAGCGTCTGCGCAACGAGCACGGACTGAAGCTGCATCCGACGCAGAAGCCGGAAAGCCTGCTGCACCGCGTACTGCTGGCCTCCACGGCTGAGAACGACGTGATCCTCGACCCATTCACGGGAACCGGGACGACAGCCGCCATGGCGAAGCGCCTGCGTCGTCATTTTGTCGGGATCGAGCGTCATCCTGATTACGCAAAGGCTGCTGCCGAGCGCGTTGAGCGTGAAGAGGCTCTGCCACAGGATGCCGTCGCCACCACGCCGATGAAGCGGGAAGCGCCGCGTGTTCCGTTCGGCAGTCTGGTCGAGCGGAATTTCATCACTGCCGGAACGGTGGTCTATGATCGCCAACGCCGCGTGTCCGCCACAGTGACGCCGGACGGCACGCTGGTCAGCGGCACACAGCGCGGTTCCATCCACAAGCTGGGCGCGCTGCTGACGAATGCTCCATCCTGCAACGGCTGGACGTTCTGGCATTTCGAGCGCGACGATACGCTGGTGCCGCTGGATGCGTTGCGGTCGGAGAGCCTTGCCGCTGATGCGGAAGCTCTTACTCTGGCCAGCGCCGAGGTTCCCATCGCCGCTCAGTGA